From the genome of Vanessa cardui chromosome 17, ilVanCard2.1, whole genome shotgun sequence:
TATCGGTTCTAAAGAGATATGGATTATGTGATTGGTCCATATCGATATCCATCTGCATATCTTTTTCTAATACTTTATTACTTTCCAGATTGACATTTGTggatttgttttcatttacatttgctgatttcatttcattttcattcttcttctgaagtttatatttttgatatatttcctTCACACTGTTACtgatttttactaaattgtccttTTTTATTCCTAAGCAGCTAGTCTGTATACCAAAGTAGTTTTTGGTTATTATTCTTAGGTCTTTCAAGCAAACTACTGGGATATTGGAAGAATTACATGCTTCGATTATTGACTGAACAATCATTTGAGGTTCGACTAATGCCTCTATTAAAACTGCAGaacattcttttttttcaatagcaCAGCGGCACACAGATATTCCAAACAAAAGTCCATCTATTTTTCTAAAAAGacaaaacagattataaataatatataaacattcaaaagacatgaaaatacataaattattgtcTAGCCTTACTTAAGCGGTGTTGGTTTCGGTCGTTTATTTTTTGGTATCAATTTTAGTTCATCCCAATGGGGTTTTTTAAAATCGGGAATAGAAATACGATGTTCCATAAGAGCATTACTTAATGACGTTCCTTCACCTTCTGATACTGCAGGCCTATAatgttatatactataaataattaagcaaaatattaatattatgattcatATAAAACTTTCATACCAGAAGACAGGATCGGGGCggcatattacattttttaaagtctttttaattttccccttATTAATTGTACCTTTCTTTGTCTTTAACTTTTTTGCttccattatattttaatgaattaaactcTACTTAATAActaagtttaataatattacactatAACCTCAAACTCATGCTAGAATCTAAAAACAGACGTGACAAGTGACAACGGTAAATATCAACAACACTTCTGTCACGAGTTATAAACGTCAAAAACACATTGACAAATTATGTGTTAAAATctgcaaaatataaatgttctCTACTAAtatgttgaaatatataattttaatgaaatttaataactattatcattaatatttttattaacatacgataaatattaaaaaatcatttataaacttTCTATTACCGTACAATTATGTTCCAGTACCTGTCTATGAAAGTCTTGTATtttaactttgatttttttattggttgcCACGTAAAGAATCATCTCTAATTAACCCTACATTAAAAATTGAATGATATAAAATcagtataattacattttagtgCGTATACAATTAAGAAAatactacttttttattatgatgtttTATATAGGTTGATGTCGGTCATAAcagctttttaaatttatgcacACAATTCAGTGCGTGGGAAATATTCTCATCGTCCAATGGAATAGTAACAAATAGAATGCTTTAAATAGTACCCGAGGTATTCAGCTCCCATGTGATGAAATTAGAACTCACTAATTTTTTAACTCTAGCCTGCTATGCTTTGATATTATTTGTCCAGCCCTGTAAATAACTAACACCACCTCGGACCTTACAGCCAATTGTCCGCTTCCACTTTTCCCGTACATCCCCTTTATCTATATATCTACATCCTTATGATATGGGTCCTAAATAAGAAACAGCAACTGTAATGTATCATTTGCTCACAATTGGTTCAGTGGCTCAGTTAAGTTAAGGATAAATCAAACAGACCAAAGtaactttcaaatttaaaatattagtaaaagtataatttgcccttaatattaatagtaaagataaaaaaataacgtagcGAGTAACTCAGCTTTCATAATTTTAAGCCTACCCACATTCGAGTTCCAAATTAACTTCatcaataaataactaatacttAATGGCATAATATCCAATAAATTTGggtcaaatttataatatataacaaatataatataacaattaacaacACAAAAAAGTTCTCCGTAAGTTGTTTACAAGGTGAGCTCTTCATTTGTAgcagaatttaataataagaacttgaaagataaaataatacatgtataatagtTGTCGCTCGTGGCTTCGCTAGTTTTCATGGTTGCTCTTTAGGTGATAGCCATAGAAAAACAGGCTATGTCCTTGGAGTTGCAGCTTTAATCATAACAAATGTCATTAAATTCCTTTCAGTTGTTTAGCCGTTGCAAAGGAATAGGTCTCCTTTAATTGTCTTGTgtcaatttagtatttattatattagaacaGATGACTTATAAACCGCAGGCTATACGCTTcttcgtatatatttaagtactcCCCTAGATTACGATCAAATAAGGTTTTTTAGACTGCGTGAATACCGTACATATagatacttattaatttattttaacttatatgaataaatactaTGGCAAACTGTATTACTATAAAACAATGATTTTTAgtaaatagtgttaataaatattaaccgtaTCTCGAATACTTAAGGcttgaaaatacatttttatataataagtaatgacGAAGGCTGTTGAAAAAACTAGAAATTTTGCCAAATTTTAGTAAGGAAATATTTGATGTTTCGTTTTTAAAAGAAGTGTGAAAAATGTATttcgtaatttaataattagaacAAAGCAAGCACTTTGTTCTGCatgtattaatattcataaagcACGTCCGTTGCCAAACTTAACATGGTACATATTTTGCAGTCCTTATAAATAATAGTCAACAAATTGatgatttttacaaatatctTATACGACTGATAAGAGAGCGATTCTAACTCAGGAGTTTCAATATTCCTAACGTTAATAATAACgaataagttttatttcatacgttTAAAACTCACGAAGATAGCATCGGTATTCTATTTAGAAGAATATCCCTTACTTAGAAATAGGTTGCAAAAAGGTATCATTTTTTGTCGGCGTGCAGGCGGTTAGCGAATACCGTATTGTTCCGGACGGAATAGGGCGGGGCCTGGAATAATGACTGCAGTAAGGGTGCAATGAAAGTTTTACCTGAGATTCGAGTAATGCAACGAGGGTCGTAGTTTCATGTGGTAACTCTCGGTGTTCGGTGTGACGGTTAAATTTCCTGATGAGTTCAAGAGGGAAAATTGAGAAATGGTTACTGTCGGATTGGAGTACTGGACACAATAATCACGAAGTGATAAAAATTAGTGATGTTATAATTGCAAAATCGGACCGGAAGAACGAAGAACAAACAGTGGAAGCGGAAGGTAAAACCTGGAGTTTTTTAGTGCTCTTCAGCTTCTTTGCACTTGCATTGTACACTTACATTGATACGCGCCTAAATTTCATGTCTCAGAACATTAAGTTTAGGCGCGATTCGATTATTTTCAAATCAGTGACTTTAATAGTATAATATCGACTTATTGGGTAAATTGAAGTTTTATCtcacattgcaaataatataaatcgataatcttatttaatatgaggaagttttatatacatagataattaaatactcaatttgttggttaatttataGTTCGGAGTGAAAAAAGAAATTCAAATGCAAATGAAATTGCTTCGgagacagaaaataaaaaaaatcaagacgGTGACGATTTTTCACCAAGTACTTCATCCTGGGAACCAACTGACGGTAGTTCATCATCGGAAGATTCTGATATGGTATGGAGGtttcattttatactattaCTATATTCTTTTTATGTGTGATTCTTGTTAATGTTTCTCTTtcttaaataagaattattattatttcattttattaagtgTGATTCAATTACCATGAATAAATTCACTTTAATGTAtccaaatatatgtaaatagtataaaattattatttaggagGTGGCACAATCGAAgactttaaaaatggaacaataCATTCGTCAATTCGCTAAAAGAAGAAACGGTAAAAAAGTTCCAACACCAATGCATAGACCCAATGCCGTTGTAAAAGTTTT
Proteins encoded in this window:
- the LOC124536642 gene encoding uncharacterized protein LOC124536642, producing MEAKKLKTKKGTINKGKIKKTLKNVICRPDPVFWPAVSEGEGTSLSNALMEHRISIPDFKKPHWDELKLIPKNKRPKPTPLKKIDGLLFGISVCRCAIEKKECSAVLIEALVEPQMIVQSIIEACNSSNIPVVCLKDLRIITKNYFGIQTSCLGIKKDNLVKISNSVKEIYQKYKLQKKNENEMKSANVNENKSTNVNLESNKVLEKDMQMDIDMDQSHNPYLFRTDKKTRVFVPSNKQTNGESLKFVGQNFIKFSGQKIENKTDSKEYMRLMLKKITNNPNRKKIK